In Streptomyces sp. NBC_00569, a single genomic region encodes these proteins:
- a CDS encoding SPW_0924 family protein, with amino-acid sequence MRALIAAATGLAVALALVITISAIGSPPGETSPEPLLTTVPKHP; translated from the coding sequence ATGCGTGCCCTGATCGCCGCCGCGACCGGTCTGGCCGTGGCGCTCGCCCTCGTCATCACGATCTCGGCGATCGGCTCCCCGCCCGGCGAGACCTCGCCCGAACCGCTGCTGACCACCGTCCCCAAGCACCCCTGA
- a CDS encoding DUF3068 domain-containing protein, with product MRRKASLILLALAVFCTAMSPLMRWYAFPRLAKIPAGQYQNAVLEAKNPTLLDYGSMQSKKVSKVTVVQTLKGNVEASEQVEKSAGRDVVVWDSLSYIVGPDGKMVSQVPERYVFDAHSQAPVHPTGKYAETVDGDKVRRDGIEFKWPFLTEKRDYEYYDAQARVTRPIHYKGTQTFRGLKVYYFEQTIPWMKVPLPKTMPVKGITPESVAKTGTTRWYTTVRKFWVEPVTGAPVYGEEIQHNELRGGTLLGGRDKVTVFAGHVKMREDYIRSTVALVKSNRVLVVLLTSYLPWGFLVLGLLLLALSLWLEARSRRPGEPEAAPEHEPEPVSA from the coding sequence ATGCGCCGCAAGGCCAGCCTGATCCTGCTCGCCCTCGCCGTGTTCTGCACGGCGATGTCCCCGCTGATGCGCTGGTACGCGTTCCCGCGCCTCGCGAAGATCCCGGCCGGCCAGTACCAGAACGCCGTCCTGGAGGCCAAGAACCCGACCCTCCTCGACTACGGCTCGATGCAGTCGAAGAAGGTTTCCAAGGTCACCGTCGTCCAGACGCTCAAGGGCAACGTGGAGGCCTCCGAGCAGGTCGAGAAGAGCGCGGGCCGCGACGTCGTCGTCTGGGACTCGCTCTCCTACATCGTCGGCCCCGACGGCAAGATGGTCTCCCAGGTCCCCGAGCGCTACGTCTTCGACGCCCACAGCCAGGCACCCGTCCACCCCACGGGCAAGTACGCCGAGACCGTCGACGGCGACAAGGTCAGGCGCGACGGCATCGAGTTCAAGTGGCCCTTCCTCACCGAGAAGCGGGACTACGAGTACTACGACGCCCAGGCCCGCGTCACCCGGCCCATCCACTACAAGGGAACCCAGACGTTCCGCGGTCTGAAGGTCTACTACTTCGAACAGACCATCCCGTGGATGAAGGTCCCCCTGCCCAAGACGATGCCGGTCAAGGGCATCACACCGGAGTCCGTCGCCAAGACCGGCACCACCCGCTGGTACACCACGGTCCGCAAGTTCTGGGTCGAGCCGGTCACCGGGGCCCCCGTCTACGGCGAGGAGATCCAGCACAACGAACTCCGCGGCGGCACGCTCCTGGGCGGCCGCGACAAGGTGACGGTCTTCGCCGGGCACGTGAAGATGCGCGAGGACTACATCAGGTCGACGGTCGCCCTCGTCAAGTCCAACCGCGTCTTGGTCGTCCTGCTCACCTCGTACCTGCCGTGGGGCTTCCTGGTCCTCGGCCTGCTCCTGCTCGCGCTCTCCCTGTGGCTCGAGGCCCGCAGCCGCCGTCCGGGCGAACCCGAGGCCGCCCCGGAGCACGAGCCGGAACCCGTCAGCGCCTGA
- the hrpB gene encoding ATP-dependent helicase HrpB: MIRDDALDLPVRSALPGLRDALDGPAAPGSAVLVAPPGTGKTTLVPLVLAGLVGDGPARRVVVAEPRRIAARAAARRMAWLLGEKAGESVGYTVRGERVMGRHARVEVVTTGVLLQRLQRDQELAGVDVVMLDEVHERHLDADTVAAFLCDVRDALRPELRLVAASATTDAQGWARLLGGAPVVEAEGISYPVETVWAPPARPVRPPHGMRVDPALLTHVASVVRRALREQSGDVLCFLPGVGEIARVAGQLGEPGDVDVLQVHGRAPAAVQDAVLSAGARRRVVLATSVAESSLTVPGVRVVVDSGLAREPRVDHARGLSALTTVRASQAAGRQRAGRAGREAPGVVYRCWTEAEDGRLARFPAPEIKVADLTAFALQAACWGDPDASGLALLDAPPAGAMAAARSVLTAIGAVEADSGRATERGARLAGLGLHPRLARALLDATPAVGARRAAEVVALLSEEPPRDYGDDLAAAWRTARRGADAYAARWKTEVRRLTGAAGRTTAREDAPGDLSEDRVAGIVAALAFPERVGRGRDGEYLMVSGTRAALADGSRLRGAPWIAVAVADRPVGAGHARVRLAAVVDEEVALRAAAPLRTEGDEVAWADGELVARHVERLGAVELAVRPLKEAAPALVREALKEGLRREGFGLLRWSREAGELRERLAFLHRTLGAPWPDVSDDALHARVDEWLEPELGKARRRSDLGRIDAGQALRRLLPWASGDAARLDELAPERLEVPSGSRIRIDYANPEQPVLAVKLQEMFGLHESPRVAGVPVLVHLLSPAGRPAAVTADLASFWREGYRAVRAELRGRYPKHPWPEDPAGAVATRHTSARLRR, from the coding sequence GTGATCCGTGACGACGCTCTGGACCTGCCTGTACGCAGTGCGCTGCCCGGCCTGCGCGATGCCCTCGACGGGCCCGCGGCGCCGGGCAGCGCCGTTCTCGTGGCGCCGCCCGGGACCGGCAAGACGACCTTGGTGCCGCTGGTGCTCGCCGGGCTCGTCGGTGACGGGCCCGCCCGGCGGGTCGTCGTCGCCGAGCCGCGGCGGATCGCCGCGCGGGCCGCGGCGCGGCGGATGGCGTGGCTGCTGGGCGAGAAGGCCGGCGAGAGCGTCGGCTACACAGTGCGCGGTGAGCGGGTGATGGGGCGCCACGCGCGCGTGGAGGTCGTCACGACGGGTGTGCTCCTGCAACGGCTCCAGCGCGACCAGGAGCTGGCCGGCGTGGATGTCGTGATGCTCGACGAGGTCCACGAGCGGCATCTGGACGCGGACACCGTAGCGGCGTTCCTGTGCGACGTGCGCGACGCGCTGCGGCCCGAGCTTCGGCTGGTGGCGGCGTCGGCGACGACGGACGCGCAGGGGTGGGCGCGCCTCCTCGGCGGGGCGCCCGTGGTCGAGGCCGAGGGAATCTCGTATCCCGTGGAGACGGTGTGGGCGCCTCCCGCGCGTCCGGTGCGGCCGCCGCACGGGATGCGGGTGGACCCGGCGTTGCTGACGCACGTGGCGTCGGTGGTGCGGCGCGCGCTGCGGGAGCAGAGCGGGGATGTTCTGTGCTTCCTGCCGGGGGTCGGTGAGATCGCACGCGTGGCCGGGCAGTTGGGCGAGCCGGGTGACGTGGACGTGCTGCAGGTCCACGGGCGGGCGCCCGCCGCGGTCCAGGACGCGGTGCTCTCGGCGGGCGCGCGGCGGCGCGTGGTGCTCGCCACGTCCGTCGCCGAGTCGTCGCTGACGGTGCCGGGTGTGCGGGTCGTCGTGGACTCGGGCCTCGCGCGGGAGCCTCGGGTGGACCACGCGCGCGGGCTGAGCGCCCTGACGACCGTACGGGCCTCGCAGGCGGCGGGGCGGCAGCGGGCGGGGCGTGCCGGGCGCGAGGCTCCCGGAGTGGTGTACCGGTGCTGGACGGAGGCGGAGGACGGGCGGCTGGCGCGGTTCCCGGCGCCGGAGATCAAGGTGGCGGACCTGACGGCGTTCGCGTTGCAGGCGGCGTGCTGGGGCGATCCGGACGCCTCGGGCCTCGCGCTCCTGGACGCTCCGCCGGCCGGGGCGATGGCGGCGGCCCGGTCCGTCCTGACGGCGATCGGGGCGGTCGAGGCGGACTCGGGCCGGGCCACGGAGCGCGGCGCCCGCCTCGCGGGCCTCGGCCTGCATCCGCGCCTGGCCCGCGCCCTCCTGGACGCGACCCCTGCGGTGGGTGCGCGCCGCGCGGCCGAGGTGGTCGCCCTCCTGAGCGAGGAGCCGCCCCGCGACTACGGCGACGACCTGGCCGCCGCGTGGCGCACCGCGCGCCGGGGCGCCGACGCGTACGCCGCGCGCTGGAAGACGGAGGTGCGGCGGCTCACGGGGGCGGCCGGGCGGACCACGGCGCGCGAGGACGCTCCCGGGGACCTGTCCGAGGACCGGGTCGCCGGAATCGTCGCCGCGCTCGCCTTTCCGGAGCGGGTGGGGCGTGGGCGCGACGGCGAGTATCTGATGGTGTCCGGGACGCGGGCCGCGCTCGCGGACGGTTCACGGCTGCGGGGCGCGCCGTGGATCGCCGTCGCGGTCGCCGACCGGCCCGTGGGCGCCGGGCACGCGCGCGTGCGGCTCGCCGCGGTCGTGGACGAGGAGGTCGCGCTGCGGGCCGCCGCTCCGCTGCGTACCGAGGGGGACGAAGTGGCGTGGGCCGACGGGGAGTTGGTGGCGCGGCACGTCGAGCGTCTCGGCGCGGTGGAGCTCGCCGTGCGCCCTTTGAAGGAGGCCGCCCCCGCTCTCGTACGGGAGGCGTTGAAGGAGGGGCTGCGGCGGGAGGGGTTCGGGCTGCTGCGGTGGTCGCGGGAGGCCGGGGAGCTGCGGGAGCGGCTCGCGTTCCTGCACCGCACGCTGGGCGCGCCCTGGCCCGACGTGTCGGACGACGCGCTGCACGCGCGCGTGGACGAGTGGCTGGAGCCGGAGCTCGGCAAGGCGCGGCGCCGGTCCGATCTGGGCCGGATCGACGCGGGGCAGGCGCTGCGGCGGCTGCTTCCCTGGGCGAGCGGTGACGCGGCCCGCCTCGACGAGCTCGCCCCGGAGCGGCTGGAGGTACCGAGCGGGTCCAGGATCCGGATCGACTACGCGAACCCCGAACAGCCCGTGCTGGCCGTGAAGTTGCAGGAGATGTTCGGGCTGCACGAGTCACCGCGTGTGGCCGGTGTGCCGGTCCTGGTGCATCTGCTGTCGCCCGCGGGGCGTCCCGCGGCGGTGACGGCGGATCTGGCCTCCTTCTGGCGCGAGGGGTACCGGGCGGTGCGGGCCGAGCTGCGCGGCCGGTACCCGAAGCATCCGTGGCCGGAGGATCCGGCGGGCGCGGTCGCGACGCGGCACACGAGCGCGCGGCTCAGGCGCTGA